In Longimicrobiaceae bacterium, one genomic interval encodes:
- a CDS encoding HNH endonuclease signature motif containing protein, giving the protein MSNVPAGLCRCGCGERTSVLPYDCSKTGLKKGEHRHFKKGHSLKVFRISATRVLPFSEQDIDVMVSMYEQGHSTHAIGREFGCDSNSVYLRLVARGVRMRHRSARRPKITFHSNGYVRWDGKYVHRIVAEAWYGRRLQPGEHIHHIDGDKLNNHPLNLRFVSASEHLALHNRERAAARRKIDPEVRQDAAEDHRDMDQSVSASVHP; this is encoded by the coding sequence ATGAGTAACGTCCCCGCCGGACTCTGCCGGTGCGGGTGCGGCGAGCGCACGTCCGTGCTGCCATACGACTGCTCCAAGACGGGGCTCAAGAAGGGCGAGCATCGCCACTTCAAGAAGGGGCACTCCCTGAAAGTCTTCCGGATCAGCGCGACCCGGGTGCTGCCATTTTCGGAGCAGGATATCGACGTCATGGTCTCCATGTACGAGCAGGGTCACAGCACCCACGCGATCGGCCGCGAGTTCGGATGCGACAGCAACAGCGTGTACCTGCGCCTAGTCGCCAGAGGTGTCCGGATGCGCCACCGCTCTGCGAGGCGGCCGAAGATCACCTTTCATAGCAACGGATACGTCAGGTGGGACGGGAAGTACGTGCACCGGATCGTCGCCGAAGCTTGGTATGGTCGGCGGCTCCAGCCCGGGGAGCACATCCACCACATCGACGGAGACAAGCTCAACAACCACCCCCTCAACCTTCGTTTTGTCAGCGCGTCGGAGCACCTCGCGCTGCACAACAGGGAGCGCGCCGCCGCTCGCCGGAAGATCGATCCCGAGGTCCGCCAGGATGCGGCCGAGGATCACCGAGACATGGACCAGTCCGTCTCCGCTTCCGTTCACCCATAA